One window of Acidimicrobiia bacterium genomic DNA carries:
- the gcvH gene encoding glycine cleavage system protein GcvH — translation MNVPDDLKYADTHEWARLVDDGTVTLGISDFAQGQLGDVVFIGLPAVGATVTAGEPFGEIESTKSVSDLYAPVTGEVASVNGALGDAPERVNADPYGEGWMIVIRAADVSSLDRLMDAAAYRAFVET, via the coding sequence GTGAACGTTCCAGACGATCTCAAGTACGCCGACACGCACGAGTGGGCTCGCCTCGTGGACGATGGCACCGTGACGCTCGGGATCTCCGACTTCGCCCAGGGCCAGCTCGGCGACGTCGTCTTCATCGGCCTACCCGCCGTCGGAGCGACCGTCACCGCCGGTGAGCCGTTCGGGGAGATCGAGTCGACCAAGTCTGTCTCCGACCTCTACGCCCCGGTCACCGGCGAGGTCGCTTCCGTGAACGGTGCGCTCGGCGACGCCCCGGAGCGCGTGAACGCCGACCCGTACGGCGAAGGATGGATGATCGTCATCCGCGCCGCAGACGTCTCATCCCTCGACCGTCTCATGGACGCCGCCGCCTACCGGGCGTTCGTCGAGACCTGA
- a CDS encoding FHA domain-containing protein has product MQDEERGEPLEEHDPTVAYAPATRQGAAEGQGSRVAGAFRYALVVESGPQAGLTYVLGTGETTVGRSDEADIYLGDVTVSRMHAKFVVDEEGLSVDDLGSTNGTYVNMERFDSRQLHPGDEIIIGKFHLGVVVGNG; this is encoded by the coding sequence ATGCAGGATGAGGAACGGGGCGAGCCGTTGGAGGAGCACGACCCGACCGTTGCCTACGCCCCGGCGACCCGGCAGGGCGCCGCCGAGGGTCAGGGGTCGAGAGTCGCCGGTGCCTTCAGGTACGCCCTCGTCGTCGAGAGTGGGCCCCAGGCGGGCCTGACGTATGTCTTGGGGACCGGGGAGACGACCGTCGGCAGGTCGGACGAGGCGGACATCTACCTCGGCGACGTCACGGTGAGCCGCATGCACGCCAAGTTCGTCGTCGACGAGGAAGGGCTGAGCGTCGACGACCTCGGGAGCACCAACGGCACCTACGTGAACATGGAGCGCTTCGACAGCCGGCAACTGCACCCCGGCGACGAGATCATCATCGGCAAGTTCCACCTCGGAGTCGTGGTCGGCAATGGCTGA
- a CDS encoding MerR family transcriptional regulator: MAERRERGRSIGEVITMLRQEFPELSVSKIRFLEGQGLVEPERSPAGYRMFTDVDVRRIQYILREQRDHFLPLKVIKSKLTAWERGEEPSAATESGPPPEAYFAASGVSLNEDELSRATGLSPRQIGLLVSEGVLEAMELPGEGRVFLDDALTIARAAARLLRQGLEPRHLRAVRLAADREVDLMRQLVAPLLRHRNPDNRRRAAEMLADCSQASALMQEGIVRARVKKMLEG, translated from the coding sequence ATGGCTGAGCGCCGCGAGCGCGGGCGCAGCATCGGTGAGGTCATCACGATGCTCCGCCAAGAGTTCCCCGAGTTGAGCGTCTCGAAGATCCGGTTCCTCGAGGGCCAGGGGCTCGTCGAGCCCGAGAGGAGCCCCGCCGGCTACCGGATGTTCACCGACGTCGACGTGCGCCGCATCCAGTACATCCTCCGCGAGCAGCGCGACCACTTCCTCCCCCTCAAGGTCATCAAATCGAAGCTGACCGCATGGGAGCGGGGCGAGGAGCCGTCGGCCGCCACCGAGTCCGGGCCCCCGCCGGAGGCGTACTTCGCCGCCTCGGGTGTCTCTCTCAACGAAGACGAGCTGTCGCGTGCGACCGGGCTCAGCCCTCGCCAGATAGGACTGCTGGTCTCCGAGGGGGTGCTCGAGGCCATGGAGTTGCCGGGAGAGGGCAGAGTCTTCCTCGACGACGCGCTCACGATCGCCCGAGCCGCCGCCCGTCTCCTCCGTCAGGGCCTCGAGCCGCGCCACCTGCGAGCCGTGCGGCTCGCAGCAGACCGCGAAGTCGACCTGATGCGCCAGCTCGTCGCTCCTCTGCTGCGGCACCGCAATCCGGACAACCGCAGGAGGGCTGCAGAGATGCTCGCCGACTGCTCGCAGGCGTCGGCCTTGATGCAGGAGGGCATCGTGCGCGCCCGCGTCAAGAAGATGCTCGAGGGATGA
- a CDS encoding D-alanyl-D-alanine carboxypeptidase family protein, giving the protein MRRLLAGLAMAAALLPPPGGVPVSLESIAAPSITAPRWIVYDVTADVVLASRNPDEESAMASVTKIMSALVVRDQTELDERVRASRTAISVGESEIGLTEGEVWPVEDLLEAMLIRSGNDAAMALAEHVGGSVEGFAAMMNAKAISLGLSHSHFVNPHGLDADGHYSTARDLSVMATELLGDPVLAEIVRTRFVSFRPDSSGIPRQARTTNRLLGVFPGVVGIKTGFTNDALLVLVAALERNGRTIVTVVMGSDDHFADTAELLAFGFGTVTLRDRLGAPLLAEEGGGGVGGSSRFSEAEEARLSAVLELPDGHSALTPPNRTERGVRIRENLRAITPVVLGGSG; this is encoded by the coding sequence GTGAGGAGGCTGCTCGCCGGACTGGCGATGGCCGCTGCCCTCCTCCCACCCCCGGGCGGTGTCCCCGTCTCGCTCGAGTCGATCGCCGCCCCCAGCATCACGGCTCCCCGGTGGATCGTGTACGACGTCACGGCGGACGTCGTGCTCGCCTCCAGGAACCCGGACGAAGAGTCGGCGATGGCGTCCGTCACGAAGATCATGTCCGCCCTCGTGGTGCGGGACCAAACCGAGCTGGACGAGAGAGTGCGGGCCTCGCGGACCGCCATCTCCGTTGGCGAGTCGGAGATCGGCCTCACCGAGGGCGAGGTGTGGCCGGTCGAGGACCTTCTCGAAGCCATGCTGATCCGGTCGGGCAACGATGCCGCCATGGCGCTCGCCGAGCACGTCGGCGGGTCGGTCGAGGGCTTCGCGGCGATGATGAATGCCAAGGCGATCTCGCTTGGACTGTCCCACTCCCACTTCGTGAATCCGCACGGCCTCGACGCCGACGGCCACTACTCGACGGCCCGCGATCTGAGCGTCATGGCCACCGAGCTGCTCGGCGATCCGGTGCTCGCCGAGATCGTCCGCACCCGATTCGTTTCGTTCCGGCCCGATTCGTCAGGGATCCCAAGGCAGGCGCGCACCACGAACAGGCTGCTCGGCGTGTTCCCAGGCGTCGTCGGGATCAAGACCGGCTTCACGAACGACGCGCTGCTGGTGCTCGTGGCCGCTCTCGAGCGAAACGGTCGCACGATCGTCACGGTCGTGATGGGCTCGGACGACCACTTCGCAGACACCGCCGAACTGCTCGCCTTCGGCTTCGGCACCGTGACCCTCCGTGATCGGCTCGGCGCACCGCTCCTCGCAGAGGAGGGCGGGGGAGGGGTGGGCGGATCGAGCCGCTTCTCGGAGGCAGAGGAGGCGAGGCTGTCGGCGGTGCTCGAGCTGCCGGATGGCCATTCGGCGCTGACGCCCCCGAACCGAACGGAGCGAGGCGTCCGCATCAGGGAGAACCTTCGCGCCATCACACCCGTCGTGCTCGGAGGCAGCGGGTGA
- the hpt gene encoding hypoxanthine phosphoribosyltransferase — protein sequence MTDQYIEVVTEVDLRRRVAQLGTEIARDYEARSPILIGILTGCMPFIADLSRQIDLELSIDFLSLTRFGEDGRVGIALDLSLPVAGEDVIIVEDIVDTGLTLTSLRRIIEMHEARSVATVALLDKAARRIVDVAVEYRGFEVGDEFLLGYGLDWEGRFRNLRSLWAVMDMAALRDHPGEFSMERFRAPLPAGVGSGR from the coding sequence GTGACGGATCAGTACATCGAGGTCGTCACCGAGGTCGACCTGAGGCGGCGGGTCGCCCAGCTCGGGACGGAGATCGCTCGGGACTACGAGGCCAGGTCGCCGATCCTCATCGGGATTCTGACCGGTTGTATGCCTTTCATCGCCGACCTGTCACGCCAGATCGACCTCGAGCTCTCGATCGATTTCCTGTCGCTGACCCGGTTCGGCGAGGACGGGCGGGTGGGGATCGCCCTCGACCTGTCGCTGCCGGTCGCAGGCGAGGACGTGATCATCGTCGAGGACATCGTCGACACGGGGCTCACGCTCACATCGCTGCGGCGCATCATCGAGATGCACGAGGCGAGGAGTGTCGCCACCGTCGCCCTCCTCGACAAGGCCGCTCGCCGCATCGTCGACGTGGCGGTGGAATATCGAGGGTTCGAGGTGGGTGACGAGTTCCTCCTCGGCTACGGCCTCGACTGGGAAGGGCGCTTCCGCAACCTCCGGTCTCTGTGGGCCGTCATGGACATGGCGGCCCTGCGAGACCACCCGGGCGAGTTCTCGATGGAGCGATTCCGCGCCCCACTGCCCGCGGGCGTCGGATCGGGTCGGTGA
- a CDS encoding bifunctional nuclease family protein → MTDPVPMELVGVRIELPSNSPILLLRELGGTRFLPIWIGTNEATAIALALEGVEPQRPMTHDLLKIVAETLGAVVTRVVVTALTEGTYYADLVMQRGEDEVKVSSRPSDAIALAARTASPVFAERAVLDEAGVEIRDEGEEEEIERFREFLDDVTPEDFGPTQ, encoded by the coding sequence ATGACGGACCCGGTCCCGATGGAGCTGGTAGGGGTGCGGATCGAGTTGCCGAGCAACAGCCCGATCTTGCTCTTGAGGGAGCTTGGCGGGACCCGTTTCCTTCCGATCTGGATCGGCACGAACGAGGCCACGGCCATCGCACTCGCCCTCGAGGGGGTCGAACCGCAGCGCCCGATGACCCACGACCTCCTCAAGATCGTCGCCGAGACGCTCGGCGCAGTCGTCACGCGCGTCGTGGTCACCGCCCTCACCGAAGGCACGTACTACGCCGACCTCGTCATGCAGCGCGGCGAGGACGAGGTGAAGGTCTCATCGCGCCCGTCCGACGCCATCGCCCTGGCGGCGCGCACCGCCTCTCCGGTCTTCGCGGAGCGTGCCGTCCTCGACGAGGCAGGCGTCGAGATCCGCGACGAGGGCGAGGAAGAGGAGATCGAGCGGTTCCGCGAGTTCCTCGACGACGTGACCCCGGAGGACTTCGGCCCCACGCAGTGA
- a CDS encoding MerR family transcriptional regulator, with the protein MTGQQIGVGTADGYRAPQVCKLVGITYRQLDYWARTGLITPSIQHAQGSGSQRRYSFSDIVQLKVVKRLLDAGMSLNKIRTAMDILAEQLESNNPLTDVTLLSDGTTIYAAHSADEVVDVFQRGQGVFGIAVGPVEKELVGEIHRLFPEAEDEDMEAREVHAN; encoded by the coding sequence GTGACCGGGCAGCAGATCGGTGTTGGCACCGCGGACGGTTACCGGGCGCCGCAGGTATGCAAGCTGGTTGGCATCACGTATCGCCAGCTCGACTACTGGGCGAGGACCGGGTTGATCACTCCGTCGATCCAGCACGCCCAGGGCTCCGGGTCGCAGCGCCGCTACTCGTTCAGCGACATCGTGCAGCTCAAGGTCGTCAAGCGGCTCCTCGACGCCGGCATGAGCCTCAACAAGATCCGCACCGCGATGGACATCCTCGCCGAGCAACTCGAGAGCAACAATCCGCTCACCGACGTCACGCTGCTCTCGGACGGGACCACCATCTACGCCGCCCACAGTGCCGATGAGGTGGTCGACGTGTTCCAGCGGGGTCAGGGAGTCTTCGGGATCGCCGTCGGGCCCGTCGAGAAGGAGCTCGTCGGCGAGATCCACCGGCTGTTCCCCGAAGCCGAGGACGAGGACATGGAAGCCAGAGAGGTCCACGCCAACTGA
- the gcvT gene encoding glycine cleavage system aminomethyltransferase GcvT has product MSTTPLAAMHEALGARFTDFGGWSMPLQYAGVLSEHMAVREHAGVFDVSHLGRFSVEGPGATEAVVAELCNDVRKIGVGQAQYTMALNEFGGVVDDVIVWRLAGDDHWLMPNGTNYEEVLGRFGAHAAVRVRPLRDDTVLLAVQGPAAGELVTGLLGGFPGRFRVEEGEYAGRRYRVAGTGYTGEPGAEIAIPAAAGAVLFEALVAGGAEACGLGARDTLRLEMGYPLWGQDLDEETTPLEAGLAWVVDWDHEFVGRAALMRQRDGALPKHLVSFRTEGRLIPRHGHRVRVGDAVGVVTSGNFSPVLGCGIGMGYVAGAGSSSGEAEVEAEVEIRGVWHPVTLVEPPFIDR; this is encoded by the coding sequence ATGAGCACGACGCCGTTGGCCGCGATGCACGAAGCGCTCGGGGCCCGGTTCACCGATTTCGGTGGGTGGTCGATGCCCCTCCAGTACGCCGGGGTGCTCTCCGAGCACATGGCCGTGAGGGAGCACGCCGGCGTCTTCGACGTGAGCCACCTCGGCCGCTTCTCGGTCGAGGGCCCGGGCGCGACGGAGGCGGTCGTAGCCGAGCTGTGCAACGACGTCAGGAAGATCGGGGTCGGGCAGGCCCAGTACACCATGGCATTGAACGAGTTCGGCGGCGTCGTCGACGACGTCATCGTCTGGCGGCTCGCCGGGGACGACCACTGGCTGATGCCGAACGGGACGAACTACGAAGAGGTGCTCGGACGGTTCGGCGCTCACGCAGCCGTGCGGGTTCGTCCGTTGCGGGACGACACCGTTCTCCTCGCGGTCCAGGGTCCGGCGGCCGGAGAGCTCGTCACCGGACTGCTCGGCGGCTTCCCGGGCCGGTTCCGGGTCGAGGAAGGCGAGTACGCAGGAAGGCGATATCGGGTAGCGGGAACCGGGTACACGGGAGAGCCTGGCGCCGAGATCGCCATCCCGGCCGCCGCAGGTGCCGTCCTGTTCGAGGCGTTGGTCGCCGGCGGGGCCGAGGCGTGCGGTCTCGGCGCCCGTGACACGCTGCGCCTCGAGATGGGCTACCCGCTGTGGGGCCAGGACCTCGACGAAGAGACGACACCCCTCGAGGCGGGGCTGGCGTGGGTCGTCGACTGGGACCACGAGTTCGTGGGGCGGGCTGCGTTGATGCGCCAGCGCGACGGCGCCCTGCCGAAGCACCTCGTCTCGTTCCGCACCGAGGGACGCCTCATCCCGCGTCATGGCCATCGGGTGCGGGTGGGCGATGCGGTCGGCGTGGTGACGAGCGGCAACTTCAGTCCGGTGCTCGGGTGCGGCATCGGCATGGGATACGTCGCCGGGGCAGGTTCGTCCTCGGGAGAGGCCGAAGTCGAGGCCGAAGTCGAGATACGAGGGGTATGGCATCCAGTGACCCTCGTCGAACCACCGTTCATCGACCGCTGA
- a CDS encoding ROK family protein: MSLGFGVDVGGSGIKGAPVDMEMGGLSADRYRIDTPVPAVPEAVAEVVCEIVDHFGWDRAFGVTVPAIVQHGVVWSAANIDPSWIGTDAGELLRKVTGRDVAVLNDADAAGIAEMTFGAGRGRRGVVVVLTFGTGIGSAIFNEGVLVPNTELGHIELHGGPAEHYAAGRLIDRKEPDLTPWARRVAEYLQYVERIFSPDLIIFGGGISKRFEEIAPLLDVRAPVVPAQLRNNAGIVGAAMAVSIEEARRR, encoded by the coding sequence ATGAGCCTGGGGTTCGGGGTCGACGTCGGAGGGTCCGGCATCAAGGGGGCGCCTGTCGACATGGAGATGGGAGGGCTCTCCGCCGATCGGTACAGGATCGACACGCCGGTGCCGGCCGTCCCGGAAGCCGTGGCCGAAGTCGTCTGCGAGATCGTCGACCATTTCGGCTGGGATCGAGCCTTCGGTGTGACCGTACCGGCCATCGTGCAGCACGGCGTCGTCTGGTCTGCCGCAAACATCGATCCCTCGTGGATCGGCACGGACGCCGGCGAGCTGCTGCGCAAGGTCACCGGGCGCGACGTTGCGGTGCTCAACGACGCCGATGCGGCGGGAATCGCCGAGATGACCTTCGGGGCCGGCCGGGGCCGCCGGGGCGTCGTCGTGGTCCTCACGTTCGGCACGGGGATCGGCAGCGCCATCTTCAACGAGGGAGTGCTCGTCCCGAACACCGAGCTCGGGCACATCGAGCTCCACGGGGGGCCCGCGGAGCACTATGCGGCGGGCCGTCTCATCGACAGGAAGGAGCCCGACCTCACGCCGTGGGCGAGACGGGTTGCCGAGTACCTCCAGTATGTCGAGCGGATCTTCTCGCCGGACCTGATCATCTTCGGTGGCGGCATCTCGAAACGTTTCGAGGAGATCGCTCCTCTCCTCGACGTCAGGGCGCCGGTGGTGCCGGCCCAGCTGCGCAACAATGCCGGGATCGTCGGAGCTGCGATGGCGGTCAGCATCGAGGAGGCGAGGCGACGGTGA
- a CDS encoding alpha/beta hydrolase — protein MSIELISARDGVELYVSSWAVDAPKATVLIVHGISEHVGRWAHVAEFFQGRNFEVYAYDHRGHGKSGGPLLDVPSFDLFLDDLEVMIQRYRKPRVPLVVYAHSMGGLIGTLYAESNRPQPDLYVLSAPALDADVPAVLRAAAKVLPHIAPRLRVPSNIDGGHLSRDPDVGVRYLADPLVYLKPTTRLGAALLAAGVKARKNVQSITKPALVIHGADDRLVPPRASAPLAAVATVERRLFPGLRHELHNEPEQDDVLRFVASWVESRLAG, from the coding sequence GTGAGCATCGAGCTGATCTCGGCCCGCGACGGCGTCGAGTTGTACGTGAGCTCCTGGGCGGTCGACGCGCCGAAGGCGACGGTGCTCATCGTGCACGGCATCTCGGAGCACGTCGGCCGCTGGGCGCACGTCGCCGAGTTCTTCCAGGGTCGCAACTTCGAGGTGTACGCCTACGACCACCGAGGACACGGGAAGTCGGGGGGCCCTTTGCTCGACGTGCCGAGCTTCGACCTGTTCCTCGACGACCTCGAGGTGATGATCCAGCGGTACCGCAAGCCGCGGGTCCCTCTCGTGGTGTACGCCCACTCGATGGGGGGGCTCATCGGAACCCTATACGCCGAGTCCAACCGACCGCAGCCGGACCTCTACGTCCTGTCTGCCCCCGCGCTGGACGCCGACGTGCCCGCGGTGCTGCGGGCTGCCGCCAAGGTCCTCCCTCACATCGCGCCACGTCTGCGTGTCCCGTCGAACATCGACGGAGGCCATCTCTCCAGGGACCCGGATGTCGGCGTCAGGTATCTCGCCGACCCTCTCGTCTACCTCAAGCCGACGACGAGGCTCGGTGCGGCGCTGCTGGCTGCCGGCGTCAAAGCGCGCAAGAACGTCCAGAGCATCACGAAGCCGGCGCTCGTGATCCACGGCGCAGACGACCGGCTCGTGCCCCCGCGGGCGAGCGCTCCGCTGGCGGCGGTGGCCACCGTCGAGCGGAGGCTCTTCCCGGGACTGCGGCACGAGCTGCACAACGAGCCGGAACAGGATGACGTGCTGCGGTTCGTCGCCTCGTGGGTCGAATCGCGCCTCGCCGGCTGA
- a CDS encoding adenosine deaminase: MQIETIRRLPKALLHDHLDGGLRPQTVIELADAAAYTALPTTDPRELADWFDQGRSGSLEAYLAAFTHTVGVMQTTDALERVAYEAVVDLHADGVVYAETRFGPSLHTKGGLGREDAIEAVLAGLRRGAGETGMVTGVIVDALRNETDSEAVARAAARFSGAGVVAFDLSGPEAAHPADGFQAACRIARESGLGLTIHAGEGAGPNSIWRALAVCGAQRIGHGVRIVEDIELRGGEAVRIGPLAASVRDQRIPLEVCITSNLHTGIAEDVAHHPFGTLFDAGFAVTLNTDNRLMSAVMLSDEIAAASTAFGLSLADLGCLTRRAIEAGFGDWGDRRRLLRDVIEPAYTAS; this comes from the coding sequence ATGCAGATCGAGACCATCCGCCGTCTCCCCAAGGCACTGCTCCACGACCATCTCGACGGGGGCCTCCGGCCACAGACCGTGATCGAGCTTGCCGACGCCGCCGCGTACACGGCCTTGCCGACCACCGATCCTCGGGAGCTGGCCGACTGGTTCGACCAGGGCCGCTCGGGGTCGCTCGAGGCCTATCTGGCGGCTTTCACCCACACCGTCGGTGTGATGCAGACGACGGACGCCCTGGAGCGAGTCGCCTACGAGGCCGTCGTCGATCTGCACGCCGACGGCGTGGTCTACGCAGAGACCCGATTCGGTCCCTCGCTCCACACCAAGGGCGGATTGGGGCGTGAGGACGCCATCGAGGCGGTGCTGGCAGGGTTGCGGCGCGGCGCCGGCGAGACGGGGATGGTGACCGGTGTGATCGTCGACGCCCTCCGCAACGAGACCGACAGCGAAGCCGTCGCCAGAGCGGCGGCACGGTTCTCCGGTGCCGGCGTCGTCGCCTTCGACCTCTCCGGGCCCGAGGCGGCTCATCCCGCCGACGGATTCCAGGCAGCCTGCCGCATCGCCAGAGAGAGCGGCCTCGGGCTGACGATCCACGCCGGCGAGGGAGCCGGCCCGAACAGCATCTGGAGGGCCCTTGCCGTCTGCGGTGCGCAGCGCATCGGACACGGGGTCCGCATCGTCGAGGACATCGAGCTGCGCGGCGGAGAGGCGGTCCGCATCGGACCCCTCGCCGCCAGCGTGCGTGACCAGCGCATCCCGCTCGAGGTGTGCATCACGTCCAATCTGCACACCGGCATCGCAGAGGATGTTGCCCACCATCCCTTCGGAACACTGTTCGACGCCGGCTTCGCCGTCACGTTGAACACCGACAACCGGCTGATGAGCGCCGTGATGCTGTCCGACGAGATCGCGGCCGCCTCCACCGCCTTCGGACTGTCGCTCGCCGACCTGGGGTGCCTCACCCGGCGGGCGATCGAAGCCGGCTTCGGAGATTGGGGCGACCGGCGCCGCCTGCTGCGCGACGTCATCGAACCGGCCTATACCGCCTCCTGA
- a CDS encoding AI-2E family transporter translates to MSETTAPGPSEAGPAPGLAEHDGMPSWMPRLLRWIVAIIIVLFIAYHLTRALRGFIVLVLISLFLAIALEPAVAYLSNRGWRRGLATGFIFLVVTVLGSLFIALMVPLIVDQIRRLIDNLPEYADQASRVLADLGLGISADRVEAAFADIDRTLQAYAGDLAGRIFGVGTTLLNTVFQGLTILLFTFYLTADAPRLRRTLLSVLPRERQVEVLRVIEIAIDKTGGYFYSRALLAAVAAFVAWVAFRIVGIPFAVPLALWVGLLSQFVPVVGTYLGGVLPILIGFLESAGKGIAVAVFIAVYQQVENYVISPRVTARTMSLHPAIAFGSAIVGATLMGAPGALMALPAAATIQAFVSTYLDRHELVDSALLSDAEQPRQRKMGETGEATERSSTR, encoded by the coding sequence GTGAGCGAGACGACAGCCCCTGGACCGAGCGAGGCCGGGCCGGCACCGGGTCTCGCCGAGCACGACGGCATGCCTTCGTGGATGCCGAGGCTGCTCAGGTGGATCGTTGCCATCATCATCGTCCTGTTCATCGCGTACCACCTCACGCGGGCGCTACGCGGCTTCATCGTCCTGGTCCTGATCTCGCTCTTCCTGGCGATCGCCCTCGAGCCGGCCGTGGCCTACCTCTCGAACCGTGGCTGGCGGCGCGGGCTCGCCACCGGTTTCATCTTCCTGGTGGTGACGGTCCTCGGGTCGCTGTTCATCGCTCTCATGGTCCCGCTCATCGTCGACCAGATCAGGAGGCTGATCGACAACCTGCCCGAGTACGCCGACCAGGCGAGCCGCGTCCTGGCCGACCTCGGCCTCGGCATCTCCGCGGACAGAGTCGAGGCGGCGTTCGCTGACATCGACAGGACTCTCCAGGCGTACGCCGGCGACCTGGCGGGCCGCATCTTCGGCGTCGGCACGACCTTGCTGAACACCGTCTTCCAGGGGCTCACGATCCTCTTGTTCACGTTCTACCTGACGGCAGACGCTCCGAGGCTGCGCCGGACGCTGCTGTCCGTGCTCCCGCGCGAGCGCCAGGTCGAGGTGTTGCGGGTGATCGAGATCGCCATCGACAAGACGGGCGGATACTTCTACTCGAGGGCGCTGCTCGCCGCGGTGGCGGCATTCGTGGCTTGGGTGGCCTTCAGGATCGTGGGGATCCCGTTCGCAGTCCCGCTCGCACTGTGGGTCGGACTGCTGTCGCAATTCGTGCCGGTGGTCGGAACCTACCTCGGCGGGGTCCTCCCGATCCTCATCGGCTTCCTCGAGTCGGCAGGCAAGGGGATCGCAGTCGCGGTGTTCATCGCCGTCTACCAGCAGGTCGAGAACTACGTCATCAGCCCGCGCGTCACCGCCAGGACGATGTCGCTGCACCCCGCCATCGCCTTCGGCTCGGCGATCGTCGGGGCGACGCTGATGGGCGCCCCGGGAGCTCTCATGGCCCTTCCGGCGGCGGCGACGATCCAGGCGTTCGTCTCGACGTACCTCGACCGGCACGAGCTCGTCGACTCCGCCCTGCTGAGCGACGCCGAGCAGCCCCGCCAGCGCAAGATGGGTGAGACGGGTGAGGCGACGGAGCGTTCCAGCACCCGGTGA
- a CDS encoding YqgE/AlgH family protein — MLQPGPGRLLVATPHLYDPNFYRTVVLLLEHNDDGSLGVVLTRPTDEPASVHVAAWAAEISDPDVIFFGGPVRNEIAVGVAESPRTPPLGWRPVLGSIGLVDLGESRDVVGSVSRLRIFSGYAGWEAGQLEGELAEGGWFVLDASPDDVFTVYPGDLWHDVLRRQPGLVAAYATFPVDPTLN, encoded by the coding sequence ATGCTGCAACCCGGACCGGGCAGGCTTCTCGTCGCGACTCCGCACCTCTATGACCCGAACTTCTATCGCACCGTCGTCTTGCTCCTCGAGCACAATGACGACGGCTCGCTCGGCGTCGTGCTCACCCGCCCGACGGACGAGCCCGCCTCGGTGCACGTGGCGGCGTGGGCGGCGGAGATCTCAGACCCGGACGTGATCTTCTTCGGAGGCCCGGTGCGCAACGAGATCGCCGTCGGCGTGGCCGAGTCGCCTCGCACCCCGCCCCTCGGTTGGCGCCCCGTGCTCGGGTCGATCGGCCTCGTCGATCTCGGCGAGTCACGGGACGTCGTCGGGTCGGTGAGCCGTTTGCGGATCTTCAGCGGCTACGCCGGGTGGGAAGCGGGCCAGCTCGAAGGGGAGCTCGCCGAAGGCGGCTGGTTCGTCCTCGATGCCTCGCCCGACGACGTGTTCACGGTGTATCCCGGTGACCTGTGGCACGACGTCCTGCGCAGGCAGCCGGGGCTCGTGGCGGCGTACGCAACCTTCCCGGTCGACCCGACCCTCAACTGA